One genomic segment of Intestinimonas butyriciproducens includes these proteins:
- a CDS encoding linear amide C-N hydrolase encodes MKETLPQAPHKPRRLLPKLLFALAAVLAALILAVLLLSQRELRTLGTLERVGDTSLFIMEYIGDYGFDDFLETGASSDPELIRFIAGKLLKGLPMEFDLPDLGCSTFAAHTPEGDAVFGRNFDMYYSPALFVKTAPSNGYRSISMVNLAYIGFGEDKLPTGLLDSFFCLAAPYVPLDGVNEKGVAVGVLLIDTEPTNQQTEKVDITTTTAIRMILDQAATVEEALTLLGEYDMHASANSCYHFQIADASGRAVVVEYIGDTMNVVESPRATNFLLTPGDWDFGTGQDRFETLTAAMEAAEGILTEEEAMDLLEAVSQQPQPEKRSSTQWSCVYNQSRGTVFIAMGMDYDHLYQFSIWD; translated from the coding sequence ATGAAGGAAACTCTGCCCCAAGCCCCACACAAGCCGCGCAGGCTCCTCCCCAAGCTCCTGTTCGCCCTCGCCGCCGTGCTGGCCGCGCTGATACTGGCCGTCCTGCTGCTGTCCCAGCGGGAACTGAGGACCCTGGGTACGCTGGAGCGGGTGGGGGACACCTCGCTTTTTATCATGGAGTACATCGGGGATTACGGCTTTGACGACTTTCTGGAGACAGGGGCCTCCAGCGACCCGGAGCTCATCCGCTTCATCGCTGGAAAGCTCTTGAAGGGACTGCCCATGGAGTTCGATCTGCCCGATCTGGGCTGCTCTACCTTTGCCGCCCACACCCCGGAAGGAGATGCCGTCTTCGGAAGGAATTTTGATATGTATTACTCCCCTGCGCTTTTTGTCAAAACCGCGCCGTCCAACGGCTACCGCTCCATCTCCATGGTCAATCTGGCCTATATCGGTTTTGGTGAGGACAAGCTGCCCACCGGCCTTCTGGACAGCTTTTTCTGTCTGGCCGCCCCCTATGTGCCCCTGGACGGCGTCAATGAAAAGGGCGTGGCCGTGGGCGTTCTCCTCATCGACACCGAGCCTACGAACCAACAGACGGAAAAAGTGGACATCACCACCACCACAGCCATCCGTATGATCCTTGATCAGGCTGCCACTGTGGAGGAAGCGCTGACGCTGCTGGGCGAATACGATATGCACGCCTCCGCCAACTCCTGCTACCACTTTCAGATCGCCGATGCCTCCGGGCGCGCGGTAGTGGTGGAATACATCGGAGACACGATGAACGTGGTGGAGAGCCCCCGGGCCACCAACTTCCTTCTGACTCCCGGCGATTGGGATTTCGGCACCGGGCAGGACCGCTTTGAGACCCTGACGGCCGCCATGGAGGCGGCGGAGGGCATTCTGACCGAAGAGGAGGCCATGGACCTGCTGGAGGCCGTCAGCCAGCAGCCACAGCCGGAAAAGCGCAGCTCCACCCAGTGGTCCTGTGTTTATAACCAAAGCAGAGGCACCGTCTTCATCGCGATGGGGATGGATTATGACCACCTGTACCAGTTCAGTATCTGGGACTGA
- a CDS encoding S-layer homology domain-containing protein, giving the protein MKKTAALLLTLLLSLPLSISALAADYPDLDESHWAYDALIRACELGILGGMPDGTVQPSGTLTWGQYLAMLGRAFYPTVCDAHSGADSHWAMPYYLAACEAGVLQADDFLPVASDKLDMPLLRRDAAVLLSRLLPQEPASPSTGSAFADWETLPVCYREAVSAVSACGLISGMPDGSFQGEAPLLRADGAVLLLRLSDLRGGVPSAPIPEREAPAADLPASLPGEQSPSEDPDWRVQGENQAKYLRLFGSADQRRFTTKSEADARMKEVTVPVWHLDPSTGERASSTCTFTIHEALADDMTAIFTAIYEDPEQFPIKNIGGYRWTDAAKGEHNCGTAVDINWEENYQIYDSGQVGAGSHWLPGEDPFSIPADGSVVRIFAQYGYSWGGTAWAGSRDYMHFSYMGK; this is encoded by the coding sequence ATGAAAAAGACCGCCGCTCTCCTTCTAACGCTGCTGCTCTCTCTCCCGCTCTCCATCTCTGCCCTGGCCGCAGATTATCCCGACTTGGATGAGTCCCACTGGGCCTATGACGCGCTGATACGCGCCTGTGAGCTGGGGATCCTCGGTGGGATGCCGGATGGCACTGTGCAGCCCTCCGGGACGCTCACCTGGGGACAATACCTGGCCATGCTGGGCCGTGCCTTCTATCCGACTGTCTGCGACGCCCACAGCGGGGCGGACAGCCATTGGGCCATGCCTTATTATCTGGCCGCCTGTGAGGCTGGCGTGCTCCAGGCCGATGACTTTCTCCCCGTGGCCTCCGACAAACTGGACATGCCGCTCCTGCGCCGGGATGCGGCGGTGCTGCTCTCCCGTCTGCTGCCGCAGGAGCCCGCTTCCCCCAGCACGGGTTCCGCCTTTGCCGATTGGGAGACGCTCCCGGTCTGCTACCGGGAAGCCGTCTCCGCAGTCTCTGCCTGTGGGCTGATCAGCGGAATGCCGGACGGCAGCTTTCAGGGAGAAGCCCCCCTGCTCCGTGCCGACGGCGCGGTGCTTCTGCTGCGGCTGAGCGATCTGCGCGGTGGGGTGCCCTCCGCCCCAATCCCGGAGCGCGAGGCGCCGGCCGCCGACCTGCCGGCCTCCCTTCCCGGCGAACAGTCCCCGTCGGAAGACCCGGACTGGCGGGTCCAGGGAGAAAATCAGGCCAAGTACCTGCGTCTCTTCGGCAGCGCCGACCAACGGCGCTTCACCACCAAGTCCGAGGCAGACGCCCGGATGAAAGAGGTGACGGTCCCCGTATGGCACCTGGACCCATCTACCGGAGAAAGGGCATCCTCCACCTGTACCTTTACCATCCATGAAGCTCTTGCAGACGATATGACGGCCATCTTCACCGCCATCTATGAGGACCCGGAGCAGTTTCCCATCAAAAATATCGGTGGTTACCGCTGGACAGACGCCGCCAAGGGGGAGCATAACTGCGGCACCGCCGTGGATATCAACTGGGAAGAGAATTACCAGATCTATGACAGTGGACAGGTCGGCGCCGGTTCTCACTGGCTGCCCGGCGAGGATCCCTTTTCCATTCCCGCCGACGGCAGTGTGGTGCGTATTTTTGCCCAATACGGCTATAGCTGGGGCGGTACCGCCTGGGCAGGGAGCAGAGACTATATGCACTTCTCCTACATGGGGAAATAA